From a single Micromonospora sp. WMMD1102 genomic region:
- a CDS encoding helix-turn-helix transcriptional regulator — translation MAEETGEFRSPGPLAERLDRLFDRIRKPDGNSYSLREVADAITAQGESISHTYIGQLRTGKKRDPNLSHLRALAKFFGVPVEYFTSDRLAADVDRELDLAAALQQVRARTVALRNSVIPEAQSAIHALTELLGVIRVLEQGKPDADDGA, via the coding sequence ATGGCTGAGGAGACGGGCGAGTTTCGCAGCCCGGGGCCGCTGGCCGAGCGGCTGGACAGGCTCTTCGACCGGATCCGCAAGCCCGACGGCAACTCCTACAGCCTGCGCGAGGTGGCGGACGCGATCACCGCACAGGGCGAGTCGATCTCGCACACCTACATCGGACAGTTGCGCACCGGGAAGAAGCGCGACCCCAACCTCAGCCACCTCCGGGCGCTGGCGAAGTTCTTCGGCGTACCGGTGGAGTATTTCACCAGCGACCGGCTGGCCGCCGACGTCGACCGGGAACTCGACCTCGCCGCCGCGTTACAGCAGGTACGTGCCCGCACCGTCGCACTGCGCAACTCCGTCATCCCGGAGGCGCAGTCCGCCATCCACGCCCTCACCGAGCTGCTGGGGGTGATCCGCGTCCTTGAACAGGGCAAGCCGGACGCGGATGATGGCGCGTGA